From the genome of Mauremys reevesii isolate NIE-2019 linkage group 24, ASM1616193v1, whole genome shotgun sequence:
CCCTAACTCCCGCCCCCGGGCCCCAGCAGCTCAGGCTGTTGTCTGGCTTCATGGCAGCCATCCTGTGCCTGGCGGTGGTGAGCTGGCCAGGAGAGCGCTGGGGGGACGGGGGGCGCAGAGGGGTGGCACTTTCTTAAGTCCCAAGGATGGAGATGCCATGCCCCATCGCCTGCCCCTGGCACCGTGCCCAGCCAGCGAGGCTGTTGGTACCCCCCAGTTGGGCTGCCCCAGGCTGGACACTGGGGCCCTTTGTCTGCcaggctggctctggctggggatgatgtAAACATGCAGCTCTGAGCCAGGCTGGGTGAGTGTGCGCCGGTCAGCCAGCGCATCCAGCACGGCTGGGAGCCGGCCcgcagtgctgctgctgccccggcAACCCCTGCCCGCTCGGAACCGGACAGAGACCCGCCAAACGCATTGCACACGTTCCAGAGAGCCGTCCCGCTGAGTGGCTCACCGTCCCTGCTGACATGGGCGAGAGGGGAACGTCTTGGTAACCTCCTAACGGGACCGTGAGCCAGCCGGTCccgcatctatctatctatctatctatctatctatctatctatctatctatctatctatctatctatctatctatctatctatctatctatctatctatctatccttccCGCTGTacattccttctctctctgcGCTGGGGTTGGCCCTAAGGCCAGGCTCACTCTGCCCCGTTTTCCTGCAGAGACTAACCGTTCTGAGTAGCTGCGCCAGGCTGAGCTGAAGGTGcccccacctcccacctgccCCGCCCGCCCCCGGGCAGCGGAGCCCAGCTCTCCCCGGCACCATGGCCGCGTGCGAGCTGACCGAGCTGGAGACGGCCATTGAGAAAATCGTCAGCATCTTCTTCACCTACGCGGCCCGGGAGGGCAAGAAGGGGACGCTGACGGCGGGGGAGTTCAAGGAGCTGGTCACGCTGCAGCTGCCCAACCTCATGAAGGTgccagcggggggtggggggggcagggtgcgtGTGATGGGGGCATGTGTGATGGGGCGGGAGGGTGTTTACTGGCAGGAACGGCTACGCTAGGGGTGGCGCTCAGGGCGGGAGGATGGGGggcatttttttgggggggcccGATAATTTCTTTCCTCTCAGTGCTGATGCTGCATCTGTTTTCCAGGGaggttaataaataaaatactaatTAAGGTTCCTGCATGTGCTGGTCTCTCAAGGCACCAGGGTGAgacagtgtctgtctgtctgtctgtctgtctatccccaTATAAACCCCTCTCTTTATCCCCCTTGCTGTCCGTCTAACTGATACCATGGTACCATAGTGACCCCACCTAACCCAGAGCCCAGAAGCCGCCTGGCACCAATCTGCCCCTGCTGTGAGCCTGCAAGTGCCTCCGCCTGCCCCCGGCTCCCGCGCTCTGCCCCCGTCGGCACTTGGTGGGCAGGAGAGGAAGTGggctctgccctgctgctggggtGCTCAGCGCTGGGGGCTGGGGACGGCAGGCAGCTGTGCCCAGATGTGGAGACGCCTCCCTCCCCTTGCCAGgagcctcccagctgcagggccgagctccctgctcccagccctctcgGCCCCCCCATAACTCTCTGTTGAGCCCTGGTCTGACCCCCTGGGCTCCGTCCCTCCCTGGCCTTGCTCCACTGCAGCCGCTGGGCCCTGGCGCCGGGCACTGAccatctctccccctgcccttcctggcAGGACGTGGGCTCCCTGGATGAGAAGATGAGCAGCCTGGATGTGAACAACGACGAGGAGCTGAAGTTCAGCGAGTACTGGCGGCTGATCGGGGAGCTGGCCAAGGACATCAAGAGGGAGAAAGTGGGGAAGAAGAAGTgaccgggggcagggagggctggaggggcatcCTGGGCCGACCTGCTCACTCCAGCCATGAATAAAGCGTTGCCTCCGTGGCTGAGCATGGCTCCGTTTCTTAGGGCGAAGGAGGGGCCGGGATTCCCTGGCCCAGTCACCCCCTGGCTCTGTGcaaggcccctgccccacacaacCTGAGCTCAGCAGCCGGAGGGGCTGGGAGGCGATGGGAGGCAGGGTctctgggggagtgggggagggctgccttgGCTGGACCTCCCCGACCAGGTCTTAGGGGATGCTGAGTCGCTGCAGAGATCCCTGGTACCCCCTTGAAATCCCCACCAGCAATCttgccccccaacccagggcctggtTACATTCTCCGAGGGACCTTTACTTAGCCATGGGTGCGGCTGTCTGGGGCTGAGACCCCCGACAGTGCCCGAGAGCCGAGGGGCTCAGCGTCCCAACCTCCAGCCCCCATGTGAGGAGCCTTAGCCCTGTCCTGGCCACAGATGGCGAAGCCACTTGCACAAGGTCAAACAGCAAACTGTTGGCAGatcagtcctgactcccagcctgcctgctctagccactagtccccactcccctcccagagctaggaatggaacccaggagtcctgactcccagcccccctgctctcgtcactagtccccactcccctcccagagctaggaatggaacccaggagtcctgactcccagtccccctgctctcgTCACTAGATCACCTGGCCCCTCAGACATACAGAGAAGGCTCGAGGGGCAGTGCCTAGCAGGGGATGGGCTAAGGAGAGGGATGGGGCCTTTGGGTAGCAGAGGAAAGTCATGAACAAGTTCCTTCGGTCTGCTCTGCACTGCTGTCCCGGGCgtctccccagccagcccttcgcACCCGGGGCAGACCGGGACACCGGGGCCCCTCGGAGCGGCCTGCTGGGGTGGCCGTCGCGCTGAGAAGAGAAATCATCCCGGAGGACCCTGCAGCACCACAGGCCAGGAACCACTTTCCACTCTGCTAATTCTGCGAGGCGCCGTGCCGAACCCATggggcctccccccacacactccctatGGCCACCACCTGAGAGGCAGCTGGCTGAGGCGTGGCAGCTGGTCACACAGGGACCCCTCACGCtctggggtggaggcagcagcTGGTTACCAGCCCCTCAGAACGCACCATTCCAGAGCAGCTTAGGAAGGCCAGGAAGATTCCTTAGCCCCGGGAAAGGATCCGGGAGTTTTAGCTTGGCTGGAGTCAGCTATGCGGGTGGTTAGCCAGGCCGCGGGGGCCAACTCCCTGGTCTTGTGGACAGGGCAGGGGCTAGTCAGTGAACACAGGTGGCTCTGAGTGTCAGGTTCCCCCGGAAGGCATCTCCTCTGAGAGCGGTGTGGGGGCTAGGACCTCAGGGCCAGCACCGaccacccctgctggccagtcctgGCCTGGCCCCGGAGGTCCCCAGTACACATCCTGAGCCgaccccacccacccagctcAGGAAAGCTGACGAAATCCCAGCTCCAGGTGCTCCAGCTGAATGCCAGGAACACGCCTTCTGCCAGCCTATGCTAGCTCCCCGCCGGGGCGCTGGGCTCGAAGCCGGCCAGGGCCCAGCTCCCAGGCCCCGCCGGGGGGGTTCCCCTTTGTGTctctgtggtggggggaggggggggaggtgagCTGCCCCCACAAGCTGGCGCTTCCTGTGTCCCTGGTACTGTCTGTGCTGGGTGGTGACTacggctgggaacggcaaaccaggCCGTGGAGtgggaggggcccggccccacGCTGGCCCCATGCCAGGCATGAAATGAGACACCTTGCACCACAGCTATAACTTGCAGGTAACTTGGTGAGGTGTCTCCCACTCACACCTCTCGGCGTATAAAACCCTGGCGGGGGACCAGCCCGCCCCGTCCCAGAAGAGCCTTTGGAGCAGGTAAGTGGCTTCTTCCTTTCCCAGCCCCTTCCCGACTCTGGCTGGGGGATCACACCTGCTGGGTGTCCCCCACCTCCctacccctgccccccatgcGCCCCTCTGGCTTCGCCCCAACCCGTTGCTAGGGGAGAGGCACGGGACATGTTTCAGCCGCTGCCTGCGAGCCAGAGTGCAGTTCCTTGCGGTGCACTTCCAACCTGCCCTGCAATCTGAAACTCCAGCTTCGGAGGGAAAATCTGGGGGAGCGCTGAACTAACCAGGGctttccccccttctctctccctcaccaGCAAAGCCCCAGCACCTGATGTGAAGCCAGCTCCTGGGAGTTCACCCAACGCTTTGACTCAGCTCGGCTCATAGGAGGAGCCCGTGTCCCCCCccgcaccgctcccagcagcatCCCACGGGAAAGCCAAGCAGGAGAGGGAGCTGAGGAACCGGAGCGCCGGAGAGACGCAGCATGGGCCAGTGCCACTGTCACAAGAAGCGCAAGGTCAATGAAAGAGCCATTAGCTCCGTAGTGCGCCCTGTGTCACCCCACTTCCCATGGGGAGAATTCACGGGATCCCTCTGGCTGCGCAGGGTGCCTTTCTTGAGGATATATCTGAAGGGACCTGGCGCCTCACCTGCACTTGGGACCAGCAGTGCACTGGGAACAGTCCTGCCCTGGCTCAGGGAGATGGGACTTCTGGGGTCTGTCCCATCTCTAGCTCCTGTGCCTTCAGGATGAAAAAAAGAACTcgctaggggcctgatccaaagtccactgaaaccaatggagagACCCTCCCCCGCGACTccagtggtctttggatcagcTGTTCTGAGGGTCTGGCCTCAAGTATCTTCAGCATCTGTTTCAATTCGAGAGGCTGTTTTCTCGCGAGtcccacacagagcagggctccaaGGCTGCCCTGGCCAGTTGAAAGCCCGGCAAATCAGGAGGCATTTCCCAGCTTTTGCAAAGCTAAAGGTCACATTGTTCTGGGCTGGTTTAAAAGTTGTTTCAGCAACTGTTAAACTAACCAGAGGAACGAAGGAAACAACCTTGGAAGTCTCCTGCTTTGCTCTGCGTTCCAATGGGAGGGTCATTCCCAGAGTCCGGGAGCAGTGCTGAGGCCAGGAGTcacgctgatttacaccagccgaggatctgccccctccccggatCTGAGCTCCTGCTAGGAGGGATCAGGTCCCTGTAGGAGACCCGCTCAAAGCTACTCTGAAGGTCTGTTATTTTTAATAGCTTAGTTGGTAGTTACTGGCTTAGCTGTGTGTAAAAGGGAGAACCTCTGTGCTGAAGCAAACTGCTGCAGCTCTTCCCTTGACATGCAGCTTTGGGCAATTCATGAAAGCGGCAGAAGAAATTCTGGATAAACCTTCCGAGGGATGTAAATCTGGGCATGTTTAACTGCCCCCCTTCAGCCTCCAATGGGGGGAGAGAAGCTAGGCAGCCGCTGTGCCACGCTCTGTCTGGTAGCCAGAGTCTCTGTCTGTCTGGTAGATACTAGGTGCCCTACTCATAGGTGAAGCTAAAACCCATTTCAGATGGGCACCAACTGATCCATCTGCTACGTGTACAGGGAGCCAGAAGGACCCGATCTCAGTTCTGGGTGCAACTCTTGGCAGCAGACCAATGGAACCGCGTCTGCTTAGACAGGAGCTAGGATAACGTACCAAGGGCCTTTGATCTCCAGGCTTCAGGGCAAAGCTGACCAgcagctggtgggcaggagggaaCTTCCCCTCCTGGCAGAGTCCTGGAGCAGCTAGGCAAAGTGTGGAGCACTAGCCACTGCTGCAGACGACAGGCTGCACTAGGTGGACTGTGTCTCTCATTTGGGTCTGGCCGGAGGTAGGACcattctcagctggtgtcaattagCTCCACTGACTGGGGGCCATGGTTCTGGTGAGACGCGGAGGAGGGGGTGTCAGAGAAGATGGATCATTGGTTGTGGTGTGGCAGGGTGGGGAGATGCCAGCCTAGACGGAGCACAGAGCTGTTCCTCGGCAGTTCCCGGGAAgaggcagagccagccccatATCGCTCAGCCAGGCTGATGTGGGCTGTGGGCCCCCTTTGATCTTCCCCGGGATCTCGGCGAGTGAGGCTGGGACGTTCTCCCTTGGTCTTGAGCTGCTCCTTGCATCACAGCTGGGCCTCCTTGCTCCCTCCCCCGCTAAACgtctcctcctcccgcccctgggCTCTAGGACAGCCAGGAGCTAACCGACGTGGAGAGGGCGATCGAGATCGTGATCAACAACTTCCAGCGCTACGCGGTGAAGGGGCGGAAGGAGTGCCTGACCCCCAACgagctcagggagctggtggtgcaACAGCTGCCTCACCTGTCACAGGTAAGGGGAGCCCTCGGcaccgccccctgccccccagcagggctgggagattgTCAGGCCTGAGACAGGCCACTGACCTGAGGTGTGGTGGAGTGGGGGGGatgcagcagggtgggggacatGGCCACCCACTAAGCTGGGGGGGTGTTACTGACCctgaccccactgccccccaagATCCCAACGCAACAttccctccccactgcaccccccaaCTTGAGCAACAGCCTCATCCCACTGCGTCCTCAAGACTGCCCCAGTTCCACCAACGCCTCCACCATACTGCGCCCCCATCTCGTCCTGCAGACCCACCCCAACAACATCCTCCCTCACTGCACCCccacttcccacccaccttcctgtCTGGGTGggtggctccctgctccccccccccccagggtctccGCTGGTTTCTGATGGCTCGGCCCACTCTCCTTCACAGCATGTCTGCTCGCTGGATGAGAAGATCGAGTGCCTTGGGGATCCGGATGAGGCCAAGCTGGAGTTCGGCGAGTACTGGGCCATCATCGGGGAGGCAGCCAAAGGCTGCCGGGTGAAGAAGTAACAGGCCGGAGGGGAGACACGGACCGTGAGGCCTCAGACCATCTGCATggagagcgagcgagcgagaCTGTCGGCCATGATGTGCTGTGAAAATGCAGTGTTAATTCTTCTGGGGCAcgtctcctctctccttcccccagctctggaACCTCCTCATTCTGGgctctccccccttcctccaagTCTAGAACCTTCTCATTCCTGCTCTAGAACCCCCTCCACTCACCCGATCTAGAACCTCTTCATTCTCCCTTACTCTGGAACCTATaaatgctggggaggaggggggtgttgTCCCTCCAGCTCTGGAACCTTAAATTCATGGACATCAATCCCTTTAGTGTAGAAACTTTAAGCCCTAGATTTGAATCTTGACAGTTTTGGACCCTTAAAATGTGCCAATTTCTAGCTCTCTTGCTCTAGAACCTTTACATTCTGGGGAGGGGGGTTCCCCAGCTCTGGAACCTTAAAACGCAGGGGTTTTAGCTACTTTACTCTGGAACCTTTAGATTCTGTGGTTCCATCTGCCCAGTCCTGGCACCTTCCCCTCGTCCTCTCCCTGGTTCCAGGATCTCTCCTTGGATCACCGCCCCGAACACTTGCTGTCAGCGGTTTGGGGTTCAGAGCTGGGCATTGGACCCTCCGCCCCTACAGGTCGCTGTCAATCTCCGGGGCGGGGCGTTTGGGAAGCGGCTGACAGGCCTGGGGCAGCTCACTGCATCGGGTGGAACctatggggagagggggctggaaagagaggggagggagccaggagctggggTTAGGTGTGGGAccagggtgggaggcagggacgGCTGGAGGGAGCTCAGCGTGAGGCTGTTGTGGGTCTGGGATCTTTGGTTGGTCTATGGAGTGTGGGGCTCGGCTTCGGTTCAGTGTGACTCTGGCTCCATGCGGAGGGGGCTACCCCCGCTCTTTAGATTGACCGTGTGGTCCCAGTGCCACATGcaggattggggggtgggggccccCCCAGGATGGGAGCCCCTCCCGCAGCatgtcccaccccctctgcagtgCGATGAGCATGCAACACCCCCAAGCGCCCCCACACCCCGACAGCTGGACACTCAGAATTGTAAGAGCCCCAGCACGTGaaggctgcggggagggggggcactgcGCACCCCGACGTCCCTTCTCTCTATGGAGCCCCAACACGCTTGACACCAACTCTGACCCCAGACCCCACCGAGGCGCATcctgggggggggttgaactttCCACTGGAAGGAAGCAgaggccagtggttagagcaggggtggctgggagccaggactcctgggttctagtccagctctggcagtgcaggctagtggttagagcaggggacctGTGGtaagccaggacttctgggtgcTTTTCCTGATTCTGCCATTGGCCTTGCCAGTCCCTTCCCTCCTTCGCGCCTCGGTTTATAACCCACCCCTAAAATAGGGGCGGGGACTGTCAGGCTGCAGACATGGGGCACAGGATTATTGGTATTAAGAGTTCCTCCCTGAGCTGGGACTGGGGAGAAAACACCTCCCCCTCCTGCCGCCCCCAGCCGGTCCGGAGGGGGCTCTGCGCTGggccggcagctgcttgtgtcgcTTGCTAAGGTTTTTGTATAAATCAATAAAAGaaacaactggaaaaaaaatggcCAAGGCCCCGTTCTCTGATGTGTGTCGGCGTGCGAACCTGCGAGCGGGACGCACAGAGCCCAGCCCACAGCGGGAACCCCGGCGTGGGGGGAGGAGCCCGGGGAGGGACCCTGCGGGGTAACCCGGCCGCAGCCAGGGAACAAAACCCAACTGCGGGTCGGCTCGCTGGCTCCATGGCGGGCCAAACTGGGAGGGAATCCCAGGGCCTGAGCTGGGGGTGTGCGCGTCTGGGCCtgagctgggggggctgagctggacgggggcagggtctggggctcaaaTGGGGGTGTCTGGGcctgagctgggggggcgggaTCTGGGACTTGAgctggtggggggctgggcctgAGCTAGGATGGGGGGGTCTGGAACTTGAGCTTGGGGGGAAGGagcctgaggcctgagctgggacaggggcagggtcTGGGCCTGAGCTGGGACGGGCAGGTCTGGGGCCTGAGACGGGGTGGGTGGGTCTGGGACTCGAgctggggggagcctggggcctgagtggggctggggtgggggtgggtctgggcctgagctgggacggggcgggggtgggtctgggcctgagctgggacagggaaggTCTGGGACTGAGGTCTGGGGCCTGAGACGGGGGTCTGGGcctgagctgggggtgggtgggtctggGCCTGAGCTGGGGGGGTCTGGGGCCTGAGCTAGGATTGGGGGTGGTGGTCTGGGCCTGAGCTGGGAGCGGGGGAGCCTGGGCCTGAGATGTGATGGGGGGTGTCTAGGGCCTAAGCTGGGCGGGAGGGTCTGGGACTCGAgctggggggagcctggggcctgAGCTGGGACAGGGGTCTGGGACTCGAGCTGGGATGGGCGACCCTGGGGCCTGGCTCCCATCTTCCAAACCAAGTCCAGGGGCCCGAGTTCCAAGCTGGGGGTGAGCGAGGTTCAGGCCCCGGGGGCTGCGTTCTGAGGTGGGGCCGGGAGCCGAGTTTCTGGTGAAGCCCAGTCCCGGGTTGCggccattgggggggggggtagctgcGTAACGCctggtgctttgcatgttctcaGCATGGAGCCCAGCGGAGGGGCCATGTCTCAGGTTCATTCACGCCCTGGGTGGAATTCAGGGGGCGCGACCCTCCCCACCCGGGGCCCAGAGCCAACAAAGTGCCTCTGCCACAGCTCCCACCCCCTCGCTGGTGTTTGCGGGGAGAAGGATGAGTCCAGGATGAGGTTGTGGAAGAGCAGTGCCACTCCGACTGCGTCCGGGTGGGGAACATCCCCGTCCCCTTGGCTGTCTGGTTTGAGATCCCACCGAGACACCCTCCCTCGCCCTCTGAACCCACCTTGGGCTGAGCTCACCCTTCCCTTGTGGTCCCATGGAAACCCTTCCATCGCACGACTGGCTGATGGGTGTTTTCGCAGATCAGACTTTGGGGGCTGGACCCCTGAGGGGGGAGTCGAGTTTGCAGGAAGTGGGGCTGAGTCACTCTATGCCAATACAACAGAAAGCCGCCCCAGTGGAGAGGCAACTCCTTGGGCCCTGCCTGGAGCACATGGGAGGGCCCAAGGGGGTTGGGGAAAGGTTGGCGGGTCACACCTGTGTCGGGTGCTCCTGCAGCATGTGAATGGGTGTAGTGACCCAGTTCACCGGGAACAGGCTGTGTGTGACTGTTCTCTCCCGGGGGGCACATTTCACAATGCGCAGGAATATTTATTGTTGCTACCATGAcaataaatcaatggaaattaaaACGGAAGGGTGTGGGGCATCTTTAATTACACAGACAGGCAACATGTCTCATAGACTTGAAGGGTCACAAGGGACCATCATGAACATCTGGTTTGACATCCTGCATGTTGCAGGCCagagactctcacccacccactcctgtaatagacccagaaATTCTGGctcagttactgaagtcctcagctCATGACTGAAAGGCTTCATgctacagagaatccatcatttacactagtgccaaatggtgtgacgaactgggactgttcttaatgtttgctctgaatacggcgttggtgcctcagtgtcccctctgcagttcttaagtatctaggtggggggatcagggggtgtggttgctgcagaggaaggggccagtgcacctaaatgcctgacactgtctcctggcaactgatggcctgggcccctcccctgcaaaggtgccaaccgaaggtgttggagacaaagatcaggtgacctcctggcccagggaaGAGaaaaagcccagagaggaggggctggagggggtttcagtttgaagctggctggaaatggagagggggcccgacggggcttgggcttcccaacggggctgtggcctccctgggggccccagatggacctaactaaagggggtcctgctgtctgtgcctgcaagacctgtcttggactgtgttcctgtcgtctaaataaaccttctgttttaccggctgcctgagagtcctggtgaatcgcaggaagccgggagTGCAGGGCCTTGTATCCCCCCACTCTCTGTGCCAAATGGTTAGAGAAGGAAGAGGGGGAAGTGggagcccggacacctgggttctattcccaactctgggaggggagggtggtgtAACGGAtagagcaaggggccagcagccagggctcctggattctattcctgggtcAGCCACTTACTTACAAGTTATTTCTCCGTGAACGGCTCCAGGAACGGTGCCAGCGATTGTCACCTGCCCCAGGAGCGGTCAGTGAGAAACATTTGGAAAGTCTTTGGAGACCCTGGGATGGAAGATGAGGCCCTCATGGGGCAAGCAGTACATCCCGGCGAGTCAGCTGTGGTTCTCCGCTCCCGCCGTATCTGGACACTTCGGTGTGCTGAGCGTTCGTGGCAATGGCTGTGTGCCGTGTGTTGGTGCGCGGCTCTTGTGCCTTTCcacagccccggctcccagcatGGGGAGAACGTTTGTCATTCTGCACTCACCGTCCTCTGGAGAAACACAGAGTCGGTGTTTGTAGAGCACCTCACACAACGGGGTGCTGGTCTCTGACGAGGGCCCCTGGCTGCTAAAAACAAATCCACTTCCCTAGGAGAACCTGCCCTTAGCTTCACCTACAGCCTTGCCATGAGCTCTCAGTTGCCTTTAACCTGTTGTGGTCACTGAGGCAACTGATGGCAAGGGCCCGCTTAATTCTTGTTACTCTTTGGCCTGCAGTAGCTTTTCCAAGAGGCAACAACTGGGGATCGGGGCCCCGTGGAGGTAGGTGCTATCTGAGCACCAATGGatcccctgcccctcagagctgggtaccgagcatctgcagctccccttgacttcagctggagtgtgtgtgtgggggcccTTGCAGGCCTGAAAATCCTGTCCCTTAGGGGTCAGCTCGTACTTGGGTGCAGGTTGGGGGTCCCAGGCCCAGATGCATCAGGGCCCAAGGCCTGAGAACATCTGGCCCTTGGTGGCTCAATTAGGGCGCCCCAAGAACCCAGCTCGGCAAATTGCTCCATGCAGGCAGACCCCCAGTGCCTCACTGACTTCACTTCACGTCAGCGGCCACTACGGAGAATCCAAAGCCGGTTTTGACCCTCCCAGCTGATGTGAGTGGATTGGGTCAGCAGGGAGAAAAGTTCTCTTTGTGGACCACCAGCTGGCTGGGAATGTTATTGCATATGCAGCTACTCTGAGCACACCCACCCTGGGCTGGCTTTTAAAATAAAGGGCTGGATGCAGTTATGACACTGCCAATGACAGAGGAGTAATGACACCTCATGATTTAGGGTGTGAACTGCTTGCCTGGAGGGATCAGGACAGGATTTCCACCCTTCTGTGGTATATTGCATGAATGGGATGGCACATTCAGAGGATGATGAGCTTTCATTCCTTTAAAACTTACGTCACACAAAAAAATCTGGCAAGATGTTGAGCTAACAAAATCTGGTTTTTCCCCAGGTTAATAGTCTGGTATTTTTACCCAAGTGGCCCAGTTTGTACCCACAAATTTGCATCTCAGAAGAAATTCACCCATCTAACCTCTGCGTCTCGTCTCTGGCGTTTCTAAAGCAGACGTGCAAAGAGACATAACTTACTAAATGCAGTTAATTACAGAGGCAAGTCCGTGAATGCGGATGCCAACCAAGAGGCACTCAAATGCACCCAGAGTCTTTGATTTGTAAACTGCCTAATGGCCAGCGCTGAAAAGGCCCAGACTCATGGTTTGTCTGGCTTAGCCGGTTTGGGGCAGCAGGGCTTCAGCTGGGGCTGGTTCGAATTCAGAGGGATTCCACTGTTGCGAACTGAGTTGCTCCAGTTTCACATGGGTGAATTTGATGCACGATGCCCCTATGCTGGATGGCCTTGCCTCaagtttacattggtgtaactgggATGAGACTCTGGCCCTagttctgctgaagtcagtggtgttacTCTGATTCACCCCTCTGTTACTGGGATCGGAACCTGACCCAGCCCTTCTGACTGTGGGGTTTCCTTGCTTTCCTCTGGAGCACCAAGCACCCGTCATGGCCAGGGCCcagagtagaatcatagaatatcagggttggaagggaagggacctcaggaggtatctagtccaaccccctgctcagaccaggaccaatccccagacagatttttaccccagttccctaaatggccccctcaaggattgaactcacaaccctgggtttagtaggccaatgctcaaaccactgagctgtccttcCCCCAGGACAATGGGCAGCCCTAGGGAAATATCTCTTGCTTCCTGCACTGAGGTGAACAGAAATTTACCGTTGACTTAACAGCAGTTGGACcttgtcttctcttctgcagacactGATGCCCCGTGGGTCTGTTTTCTCCAGTGGGATATGTCTGCCTTGCCACCAGATCAGTGCAACTCCCACCCAGACACAGCTGC
Proteins encoded in this window:
- the S100A13 gene encoding protein S100-A13; translation: MAACELTELETAIEKIVSIFFTYAAREGKKGTLTAGEFKELVTLQLPNLMKDVGSLDEKMSSLDVNNDEELKFSEYWRLIGELAKDIKREKVGKKK
- the S100A14 gene encoding protein S100-A14 gives rise to the protein MGQCHCHKKRKDSQELTDVERAIEIVINNFQRYAVKGRKECLTPNELRELVVQQLPHLSQHVCSLDEKIECLGDPDEAKLEFGEYWAIIGEAAKGCRVKK